In Vitis vinifera cultivar Pinot Noir 40024 chromosome 11, ASM3070453v1, a genomic segment contains:
- the LOC100249846 gene encoding formin-like protein 13 isoform X3, which produces MALLRKLFYRKPPDGLLEICDRVHVFDCCFTTDAWEEENYKVYIRGIVGQLRDHIPDASILVFNFHEGEGQSQIANFLSDFDMTIMDYPRHYEGCPLLTMEVIHHFLRSSESWLSLGPNNLLLMHCERGGWPILAFMLAALLIYRKHYTGEQKTLEMIYKQSPCELLQCLSPLNPVPSQLRYLQYISRRNMASEWPPLDRALTLDCVIIRLVPDFDGEGGCRPIFRIYGQDPFLVADRTPKLLFSTPKKSKTIRHYKQEECELVKIDINCHIQGDVVLECINLNDETEYEEMIFRLMFNTAFIRSNILMLNRDEIDILWNAKDQFPKDFRAEVLFSDMDAAASVVTVDLSCFEEKDGLPVEAFAKVHEIFSHVDWLDPKTDAALNVLQQITASNVVQGRVETDSPGSVETSTSLQELITEKVQGKQKPASSEDNAGKFSSFALENKHFLSQKPSEGADVNERKAEPQLQERQQTAAMERETMISTTFSIKNDSGSSSEPSTFADMSKKKPVSRYHSSSSATGITPLFPEYISSDPSLDFSDAHKSVEQKGVSISPPTPLGPHQPLPIQPTLTASATKTLASPPPPPPPPPPPPVPQQLPQLPPHQFSASKSTHLTLAKQSEKYLQGRDRSSLVPPLPAPETPVSSTSFHESSSNSTSPSPALIVTSSTLPPPPPPPPPLMKNLSTRAVPPPPPPPPPSHSGKTTSPVPPPPPPAPAFSSKFNPALEDSSHVPAVPPPPATFSKEVSKMDAISPVSCSASGYPAPPAPCGYPAISNGRNMSRTISSRNHQTKKLKPLHWLKLTRAVSGSLWAETQKSGEASKAPEIDMSELESLFSAAAPKSDHGNSSGKSNLRAPAGSKFDKVQLIEHRRAYNCEIMLSKVKVPLHELMSSVLALEDSALDVDQVDNLIKFCPTKDEIELIKGYKGEKEKLGKCEQFLLELMQVPRVETKLRVFSFKIQFPSLVSYLRTSLNVVNSAAEEIKNSVKLKRIMQTILQLGNALNQGTSRGWIAFSKLLIHAPGTKRQLSCITFVSCRCLLINYQKF; this is translated from the exons TTTTTGATTGCTGCTTTACTACTGATGCTTGGGAAGAAGAAAACTATAAAGTTTACATCAGAGGCATAGTTGGTCAACTTCGAGATCACATTCCTGATGCGTCAATCTTGGTGTTCAATTTCCATGAAGGAGAGGGACAAAGCCAGATTGCTAACTTTTTGTCTGATTTTGACATGACCATAATGGACTACCCTCGTCACTATGAAGGCTGCCCGTTACTCACAATGGAGGTGATCCACCATTTTCTGAGATCAAGTGAAAGCTGGCTCTCACTTGGGCCAAATAATTTGCTGCTAATGCACTGTGAACGGGGTGGTTGGCCAATTTTGGCATTCATGCTTGCTGCACTCCTGATATACCGGAAACACTACACTGGGGAGCAGAAAACTCTGGAGATGATCTACAAGCAGTCTCCTTGTGAGCTTTTACAGTGTCTCTCTCCGCTGAATCCAGTTCCTTCTCAACTGAGGTATCTACAGTATATCTCAAGGAGAAATATGGCATCAGAATGGCCTCCATTGGATAGGGCACTCACCTTGGATTGCGTCATTATTAGATTAGTTCCTGATTTTGATGGAGAGGGGGGTTGCCGTCCAATATTTCGGATATATGGACAAGATCCATTCCTTGTTGCTGATCGGACTCCCAAATTGTTGTTTTCAACACCCAAAAAAAGTAAAACTATTCGACACTACAAGCAG GAGGAATGTGAACTAGTTAAAATTGACATCAATTGCCATATTCAAGGAGATGTTGTGCTCGAGTGTATTAACTTGAATGATGAGACAGAATATGAGGAAATGATATTTCGGCTCATGTTTAACACAGCTTTTATAAggtcaaatattttaatgcttaatCGTGATGAAATCGATATATTGTGGAATGCTAAGGATCAATTTCCAAAGGATTTTAGAGCAGAG GTTCTTTTTTCAGATATGGATGCTGCTGCTTCTGTTGTTACAGTGGATTTGTCTTGCTTTGAGGAGAAGGATGGACTTCCAGTGGAAGCATTTGCCAAAGTTCATGAAATTTTTAGCCATGTGGATTGGCTAGATCCAAAAACAGATGCTGCTTTAAATGTGCTTCAACAAATAACCGCATCAAATGTTGTCCAAGGAAGGGTAGAAACTGATTCCCCTGGGAGCGTAGAAACTAGCACTTCATTGCAGGAATTAATTACTGAAAAGGTTCAGGGGAAACAGAAGCCAGCATCTTCAGAGGATAATGCTGGGAAATTTTCATCCTTTGCTCTAGAGAATAAGCATTTCCTCTCACAAAAACCATCTGAAGGTGCAGATGTGAATGAAAGGAAGGCTGAGCCTCAACTTCAGGAGAGACAACAGACTGCAGCAATGGAAAGAGAAACTATGATCTCCACAACCTTCAGTATAAAGAATGATTCTGGGTCCTCATCAGAGCCATCTACATTTGCAGACATGAGTAAGAAGAAGCCTGTGTCAAGATACCATAGTTCATCCTCAGCAACCGGCATTACGCCTCTGTTTCCTGAATATATCTCATCAGACCCAAGCCTAGATTTTTCAGATGCTCATAAATCCGTGGAGCAGAAAGGTGTTTCGATTTCACCACCAACACCACTAGGCCCACACCAACCGCTTCCAATTCAACCAACCTTGACAGCCAGTGCTACAAAAACTCTTGCTTCTcctccaccacctcctcctccaccaccaccaccaccagtaCCACAGCAGCTGCCACAGCTACCTCCTCATCAATTTTCAGCTTCCAAATCAACACACCTTACACTTGCCAAACAATCTGAAAAATATTTGCAAGGTAGAGATCGGTCATCATTGGTTCCTCCACTGCCTGCACCTGAGACTCCAGTTTCAAGTACCAGTTTTCATGAATCATCATCTAATTCCACTTCCCCCTCTCCAGCTCTTATCGTTACTTCATCAACACtgcctccccctccccctccccctccacCTTTGATGAAAAACCTATCTACTAGAGCTGtaccacctccacctccacctccacctccttcTCATTCTGGAAAAACTACATCCCCAGTGCCACCACCACCCCCTCCTGCCCCAGCATTTTCATCTAAATTTAACCCTGCATTGGAGGATTCTTCACATGTTCCTGCTGTACCTCCTCCGCCTGCAACTTTTTCCAAAGAGGTCTCAAAGATGGATGCTATTTCTCCAGTGTCTTGTTCTGCTTCTGGATATCCAGCCCCACCAGCACCTTGTGGTTATCCTGCTATTTCAAATGGACGAAATATGTCACGTACTATAAGTTCAAGGAATCATCAGACCAAAAAACTGAAGCCACTGCATTGGTTAAAGTTAACAAGGGCAGTGTCAGGAAGCTTATGGGCTGAGACACAAAAATCTGGTGAAGCTTCCAA GGCTCCAGAGATTGATATGTCAGAGCTTGAGAGCCTTTTCTCTGCAGCAGCTCCAAAATCAGATCATGGGAACTCTAGTGGGAAATCAAATTTGCGTGCCCCAGCTGGGTCTAAATTTGACAAAGTGCAACTG ATTGAACACAGGAGAGCCTACAATTGTGAAATCATGCTTTCGAAGGTGAAGGTGCCATTGCATGAATTAATG AGTTCAGTGCTTGCTTTAGAGGATTCAGCCTTAGATGTTGATCAGGTTGATAACCTCATAAAGTTTTGTCCAACAAAAGACGAGATCGAACTAATTAAG GGCTAcaagggagaaaaggaaaagttaGGAAAATGTGAACAG TTCTTGTTAGAGTTGATGCAAGTACCACGAGTAGAAACTAAGCTCAGAGTTTTCTCATTTAAAATACAGTTTCCTTCCCTG GTTTCTTATCTTAGAACAAGCCTAAATGTTGTAAATTCTGCAGCAGAAGAG ATAAAAAACTCTGTGAAATTGAAAAGAATCATGCAGACAATCCTTCAATTAGGAAATGCTTTGAACCAGGGAACTTCTAGAG GTTGGATAGCCTTCTCAAAATTGCTGATACACGCGCCCGGAACAAAAAGACAACTCTCATGCATTACCTTTGTAAG CTGTAGGTGCTTGCTGATAAACTACCAGAAGTTTTAG
- the LOC100249846 gene encoding formin-like protein 13 isoform X4 has product MALLRKLFYRKPPDGLLEICDRVHVFDCCFTTDAWEEENYKVYIRGIVGQLRDHIPDASILVFNFHEGEGQSQIANFLSDFDMTIMDYPRHYEGCPLLTMEVIHHFLRSSESWLSLGPNNLLLMHCERGGWPILAFMLAALLIYRKHYTGEQKTLEMIYKQSPCELLQCLSPLNPVPSQLRYLQYISRRNMASEWPPLDRALTLDCVIIRLVPDFDGEGGCRPIFRIYGQDPFLVADRTPKLLFSTPKKSKTIRHYKQEECELVKIDINCHIQGDVVLECINLNDETEYEEMIFRLMFNTAFIRSNILMLNRDEIDILWNAKDQFPKDFRAEVLFSDMDAAASVVTVDLSCFEEKDGLPVEAFAKVHEIFSHVDWLDPKTDAALNVLQQITASNVVQGRVETDSPGSVETSTSLQELITEKVQGKQKPASSEDNAGKFSSFALENKHFLSQKPSEGADVNERKAEPQLQERQQTAAMERETMISTTFSIKNDSGSSSEPSTFADMSKKKPVSRYHSSSSATGITPLFPEYISSDPSLDFSDAHKSVEQKGVSISPPTPLGPHQPLPIQPTLTASATKTLASPPPPPPPPPPPPVPQQLPQLPPHQFSASKSTHLTLAKQSEKYLQGRDRSSLVPPLPAPETPVSSTSFHESSSNSTSPSPALIVTSSTLPPPPPPPPPLMKNLSTRAVPPPPPPPPPSHSGKTTSPVPPPPPPAPAFSSKFNPALEDSSHVPAVPPPPATFSKEVSKMDAISPVSCSASGYPAPPAPCGYPAISNGRNMSRTISSRNHQTKKLKPLHWLKLTRAVSGSLWAETQKSGEASKAPEIDMSELESLFSAAAPKSDHGNSSGKSNLRAPAGSKFDKVQLIEHRRAYNCEIMLSKVKVPLHELMSSVLALEDSALDVDQVDNLIKFCPTKDEIELIKGYKGEKEKLGKCEQFLLELMQVPRVETKLRVFSFKIQFPSLVSYLRTSLNVVNSAAEEIKNSVKLKRIMQTILQLGNALNQGTSRGWIAFSKLLIHAPGTKRQLSCITFVRCLLINYQKF; this is encoded by the exons TTTTTGATTGCTGCTTTACTACTGATGCTTGGGAAGAAGAAAACTATAAAGTTTACATCAGAGGCATAGTTGGTCAACTTCGAGATCACATTCCTGATGCGTCAATCTTGGTGTTCAATTTCCATGAAGGAGAGGGACAAAGCCAGATTGCTAACTTTTTGTCTGATTTTGACATGACCATAATGGACTACCCTCGTCACTATGAAGGCTGCCCGTTACTCACAATGGAGGTGATCCACCATTTTCTGAGATCAAGTGAAAGCTGGCTCTCACTTGGGCCAAATAATTTGCTGCTAATGCACTGTGAACGGGGTGGTTGGCCAATTTTGGCATTCATGCTTGCTGCACTCCTGATATACCGGAAACACTACACTGGGGAGCAGAAAACTCTGGAGATGATCTACAAGCAGTCTCCTTGTGAGCTTTTACAGTGTCTCTCTCCGCTGAATCCAGTTCCTTCTCAACTGAGGTATCTACAGTATATCTCAAGGAGAAATATGGCATCAGAATGGCCTCCATTGGATAGGGCACTCACCTTGGATTGCGTCATTATTAGATTAGTTCCTGATTTTGATGGAGAGGGGGGTTGCCGTCCAATATTTCGGATATATGGACAAGATCCATTCCTTGTTGCTGATCGGACTCCCAAATTGTTGTTTTCAACACCCAAAAAAAGTAAAACTATTCGACACTACAAGCAG GAGGAATGTGAACTAGTTAAAATTGACATCAATTGCCATATTCAAGGAGATGTTGTGCTCGAGTGTATTAACTTGAATGATGAGACAGAATATGAGGAAATGATATTTCGGCTCATGTTTAACACAGCTTTTATAAggtcaaatattttaatgcttaatCGTGATGAAATCGATATATTGTGGAATGCTAAGGATCAATTTCCAAAGGATTTTAGAGCAGAG GTTCTTTTTTCAGATATGGATGCTGCTGCTTCTGTTGTTACAGTGGATTTGTCTTGCTTTGAGGAGAAGGATGGACTTCCAGTGGAAGCATTTGCCAAAGTTCATGAAATTTTTAGCCATGTGGATTGGCTAGATCCAAAAACAGATGCTGCTTTAAATGTGCTTCAACAAATAACCGCATCAAATGTTGTCCAAGGAAGGGTAGAAACTGATTCCCCTGGGAGCGTAGAAACTAGCACTTCATTGCAGGAATTAATTACTGAAAAGGTTCAGGGGAAACAGAAGCCAGCATCTTCAGAGGATAATGCTGGGAAATTTTCATCCTTTGCTCTAGAGAATAAGCATTTCCTCTCACAAAAACCATCTGAAGGTGCAGATGTGAATGAAAGGAAGGCTGAGCCTCAACTTCAGGAGAGACAACAGACTGCAGCAATGGAAAGAGAAACTATGATCTCCACAACCTTCAGTATAAAGAATGATTCTGGGTCCTCATCAGAGCCATCTACATTTGCAGACATGAGTAAGAAGAAGCCTGTGTCAAGATACCATAGTTCATCCTCAGCAACCGGCATTACGCCTCTGTTTCCTGAATATATCTCATCAGACCCAAGCCTAGATTTTTCAGATGCTCATAAATCCGTGGAGCAGAAAGGTGTTTCGATTTCACCACCAACACCACTAGGCCCACACCAACCGCTTCCAATTCAACCAACCTTGACAGCCAGTGCTACAAAAACTCTTGCTTCTcctccaccacctcctcctccaccaccaccaccaccagtaCCACAGCAGCTGCCACAGCTACCTCCTCATCAATTTTCAGCTTCCAAATCAACACACCTTACACTTGCCAAACAATCTGAAAAATATTTGCAAGGTAGAGATCGGTCATCATTGGTTCCTCCACTGCCTGCACCTGAGACTCCAGTTTCAAGTACCAGTTTTCATGAATCATCATCTAATTCCACTTCCCCCTCTCCAGCTCTTATCGTTACTTCATCAACACtgcctccccctccccctccccctccacCTTTGATGAAAAACCTATCTACTAGAGCTGtaccacctccacctccacctccacctccttcTCATTCTGGAAAAACTACATCCCCAGTGCCACCACCACCCCCTCCTGCCCCAGCATTTTCATCTAAATTTAACCCTGCATTGGAGGATTCTTCACATGTTCCTGCTGTACCTCCTCCGCCTGCAACTTTTTCCAAAGAGGTCTCAAAGATGGATGCTATTTCTCCAGTGTCTTGTTCTGCTTCTGGATATCCAGCCCCACCAGCACCTTGTGGTTATCCTGCTATTTCAAATGGACGAAATATGTCACGTACTATAAGTTCAAGGAATCATCAGACCAAAAAACTGAAGCCACTGCATTGGTTAAAGTTAACAAGGGCAGTGTCAGGAAGCTTATGGGCTGAGACACAAAAATCTGGTGAAGCTTCCAA GGCTCCAGAGATTGATATGTCAGAGCTTGAGAGCCTTTTCTCTGCAGCAGCTCCAAAATCAGATCATGGGAACTCTAGTGGGAAATCAAATTTGCGTGCCCCAGCTGGGTCTAAATTTGACAAAGTGCAACTG ATTGAACACAGGAGAGCCTACAATTGTGAAATCATGCTTTCGAAGGTGAAGGTGCCATTGCATGAATTAATG AGTTCAGTGCTTGCTTTAGAGGATTCAGCCTTAGATGTTGATCAGGTTGATAACCTCATAAAGTTTTGTCCAACAAAAGACGAGATCGAACTAATTAAG GGCTAcaagggagaaaaggaaaagttaGGAAAATGTGAACAG TTCTTGTTAGAGTTGATGCAAGTACCACGAGTAGAAACTAAGCTCAGAGTTTTCTCATTTAAAATACAGTTTCCTTCCCTG GTTTCTTATCTTAGAACAAGCCTAAATGTTGTAAATTCTGCAGCAGAAGAG ATAAAAAACTCTGTGAAATTGAAAAGAATCATGCAGACAATCCTTCAATTAGGAAATGCTTTGAACCAGGGAACTTCTAGAG GTTGGATAGCCTTCTCAAAATTGCTGATACACGCGCCCGGAACAAAAAGACAACTCTCATGCATTACCTTTGTAAG GTGCTTGCTGATAAACTACCAGAAGTTTTAG